CGACCACGTTGCCGTCATGGGCCAAAGGACGTGAAGTGCCGCGCCATCCGGCTCAGAGCATTTTCAGCTCCCAGTTCCACAGGCCCTGCCGCTCCTTGAGCTCAATTTTGTCCGGCACGGGCTCGTGCATGCGGGCCAGCAGGGCGTAACCTGATTTTTCCAGCTCGGCCCATTTCCGGCTCAGATCTAGTTCCCAGTTGGGGAAGGTCCAGACCAGCTTGCCGTACGTGCGGGACCAGAACTGCTCTCCTTTGGGGCTTTGGAAGGGTTCCCGCTCCCGCAGGTTTCCGGACACGATCCGGGATACGCACAGCGGGTGCAGCCCCTTGGCCACGATGCCCAGAGGCAGCGGAGACAGGGCGGGCAGGGCCAGCAGGCTTTCCCCGTCCAGCTCCGGGCTGACAAAGGCCCCGGCAAATCCCATGCGCCCCAGCTCGGCCAGGGCCAGCGGATTGGCTGTGTTACACATGGGCCCGGCCCAGAACACACAGCGGTCCGCCCGGCCGAAAAGCCCTGTCTGCCACGGCGCGTTCAGCACGAAGCGCCGCGCCCCCAGCCGGACCATGTTTTCCAGACATCGCTCCCACTCCCGCTCCTCCTCCGGCCAGACGACCGGCGGCAGCCACCACCAGACACGCCCGAAGACATTCCGGGAAACCGTTCGTTCCAGCCCCGGAACAAGCCACATGGCCTGCTCGCTGCGGTCACCCAGGCGCTTGGGCAGGACGCGCCAGACGTCCATCTCCTTTGCCCCGCCCCTGTGCCGGGCGGGTTTGGGCAGGACCGGGGAGAAGACCGATTCCGGGGCGGATGGGGCGGGCGGCAGCTGGCTGCGCAGGTCCGCCAGAATGGCACCGAGTTCCCGCTCCCGGCGGTCCACCAGAAACACAGGGCTGCCCTGTGCCGGGGGCTTGGGGGCTCTGGGCACATCGATGCGCCCGCCTTTGGGCACGTCCCGGCGGATCTTCAGCATCTGGTGCCCCGGCTGGTCTTCATAGCCGATGCGCAGAAGGTCGCCGCTCCTGAGGGATTCACGGGGGACGATGTAGGGCTTGCCGCCGCCCTGAACCCTGCCCGCCAGATGGCCGGAGCCGGTCTGTTCGCGGTCTGCCAGCGGGTTGGACGGCCGGTGTCCCAGAAAGTTGTAGTGAGAGCCGGGGCGGCCCAGAGCCATGTCCAGCAGGGCCAGGGCGGTTTTGCGCTGCTGCGGGTCGTTGCCGCCGTCGCGCAGCATGGCGTAGGCCTTGACCGTGTGATAGACGTAGTGCGGCCCCTTCTTGCGGCCCTCGATTTTCCACGACGTCACCTGGGGTACGCCGGCCAGGGGGCGGACCAGCACGTCCAGAGACAGATCGTCGCAGGAAAAGAACGGAACTCTTTTGCTTTTCTGCTGATACATGCGCCGACAGGGCTGCACGCATCTGCCCCGCAGGCCGCTTTTCCCTCCCAGATAACTGGACCAGTAACATCGGCCGGAAACGGCGTAGCACAGGGCTCCGTGCACGAAGACTTCCAGGTCCAGCCCGTCCGGGCAGGCCGCCGCGACGGCCTTGATTTCGTCGATGGAAAGCTCTCTGGGCAGGACCAGACGCCGTATGCCCATCCCGGCGATGCGGGACAGGCCGGAGACGGTGCCGCCATTGGCCAGGGTGGACAGATGCAGCTCCCCGGTGAATCCGGCCTGCCGGGCCAGGGCGGGCAGGGCCAGATCCTGGATGATGAGCGCGTCGGGCCGCACCCGCCGGGCCAGGCGGTCGATGAGCCGTCCGGCCTGGGCCAGTTCCGGGGCCTTGAGCAGATTGTTCATGGCCACATGCACGCGTACGCCTCTGGCGTGGGCCAGTTCGGTCAGGGAGGCCAGTTCGGCCAGACCGAAATTGTCCGCCTCCATGCGCGCGGAAAAATTTTTGAGCCCGCAGTACACGGCGTCGGCTCCGGCGGCCAGGGCGGCCAGAAAGCTGTCGGCGTCGCCCGCCGGGGCGAGAATTTCAGGAGTCATGGCGTCCATCACTGGGTTGGGTTTTCAGCGCTCCGGCACTGCTCGGAAACTGGGACGCTTGTGGCGCGGAACATCGGCCTCTTGCAAGGAAAATCATACGATTCTCCTGCGCCGGAGGCGCGGCGGAATGGCACGCTCCGGCCGCGTATTTTCTCCTTTCCTTGAATTTCCGGCGAGTCTCATCTATGAGAGCCTGTCCTCTGACATCTCTTCCGCAACCCGCGAAGGAACACAGCGTATGGATTTTTTCACCGGCAGACTCTGGCATCATCTCTCTTCCACGGAAACCCTGGAAACTTTCGAGACCGATCCGGACAAGGGGCTGGACCGTTTTCAGGTGCAGCGCCGGGCGGCCGAATTCGGCCCCAACGCCCTCACCACCAGAAAGGGTAAGACCAGACTTGAACGTCTGCTGCTCCAGTTCCATATTCTGCGCATCCTGCTGGTAGGCGGCACCCTGCTGCTGGCCGGGGCCGAGATCATGGCTATGGCCGTTCTGGCCTTTCTGGTAGTGGAATTCGAAAAGAGCATGCGCATGCGGAAATTGTAATTTCATTCGGAATGGAGGCCGGATTTCCGGTCTTTTTCATTGCCGGTACTCGATAAGGAGGTCTTTTATGCAAAGCGTTCGGGATACGGCGCGTGAACTCATGAGAGGTTACTGCCGGGTCTGCCCGGTCTGCAACGGCCGGGTCTGTGCCGGAGAGGTGCCGGGCATGGGCGGCCTGGGCACGGGAGCGGCCTTTCAGGCCAACATCACGGCCCTGGACAGGAAAAAACTGGTCATGCGTCTGGTGCACGATGTCACCGCACCGGAGCTGAGCCTCTCCCTGCTGGGGCTTGATCTGTCCCTGCCGGTGCTGGCCGCGCCTATCGGCGGCGTGGCTTTCAACATGGGCGGCAAGCGCACCGAAGAGGAATATATCAAGGCCATTGTGGATGGCTGCGTCCGGGCCGGAACCACAGGCTGTACCGGAGACGGCGTGCCGCCCGAGATTCTCGACTCCGGTCTGGCCGCCGTGGCCTCCGCCGGCGGGATGGGCATCCCGTTCATCAAGCCGTGGGAAGACGAGGAACTGTTCCGGAAGATAGACAAGGCAAGGCAAAGCGGCGCCAGAATCATGGGCATGGACATCGACGCCGCCGGGCTGGTGACGCTGCGCAAGATGGGTCGTCCGGTATCGCCCAAGCCTGTCTCTGCCCTGCGGGAAGTCATCCGGCGGGCGGACCGGCCGTTCATCATCAAGGGCGTCATGTGCGTGGAAGACGCGGAGCTGGCTCTGGAAGCCGGGGCTCAGGCCATTGTGGTTTCCAATCACGGCGGCCGGGTGCTGGACCAGACGCCGGGCGGGGCGGACGTGTTGCCGGGGATCGCGGCCCGGATGAAGGGCCACCTCGTGATTCTGGCAGACGGCGGGGTGCGCTCGGGCGTGGATGTGCTGAAGATGCTGGCCCTGGGCGCGGATGCGGTGCTCATCGGGCGGCCGTTCAGTGTCGCTGCCGTGGGCGGTCTGGCCGACGGCGTGGCCATGTATGTGGAAAAGCTGCGCACGGAACTGCTGCAGGCCATGGTCATGACCGGTACGGCCTCGGTGCGTTCGGTTTCGCCGGACATTCTCGTGGACGGGGCGTGCGCCGGGTAGGCGCGCCGATTCCGCCGGATCAGGCTCGGGGACCGGACCGTTTCGCGGCGGTCCGGCCCGCGGGCCGAAGCTTTTCATCGGAACCGGATGCGTCCGGGCGCGCCTTCGGCGGAGAATCAGTCCTTCAGGGTGCGTGCAAGCCAGACGTCCACCGTATTGGTCAGAAGCTGGGCGATGGTCATGGGGCCCACCCCGCCGGGAACGGGCGTCATGGCTGAAGCCACGCCTTTCAGTCCCTCAAAATCACAGTCTCCGGCCAGGCCGGTGTCTGTCCTGTTGATGCCGACATCCACCACCACCGCCCCCGGCCTGACCATGTCCGCGGTGATGAATCCGGGGCGCCCCACCGCCGCGAAGACCAGCTCCGCCGAACGGACTTCCCCGGCCAGCCCGGCGGTGCGGGAATGGCAGACGGTCACGGTGGCGTTGGCGTGCAGGAGCATGAGGGCCAGAGGCTTGCCGACGATGTTGCTGCGTCCGACGACCACCGCCTTTTTTCCGGCCACGCCGATGCCGTGACGCTCCAGAAGTACCATGACTCCGGCCGGGGTGCACGGGCGCGGGCCGGGCAGCCCCAGGGCGAGGCGGCCCATGTTGACCGGATGAAAGCCGTCCACGTCCTTGGCCGGGTCGATGAGATTCAGGCAGCACTGGCTGTCCAGCCCCCGGGGCAGCGGCAGTTGCAGGAGAATGCCGTCGATGGCCGGGTCGGCGTTCAATTCCAGAATGGCCGCCTCCAGTTCGTGCTGGGAAACTCCGGCGGACAGCCGGATGCCTCTGGAGACGATGCCCGTTTCGGCGCAGGCTTTTTCCTTGTTGCGGACGTAGACCTGGGAGGCCGGATCGTCTCCCACCAGAATGACCGCCAGGCCGGGGGGGCGGCCATGCCGTGCGGAGAGAGCCGCGACCCGGTCATGCAGTTCCCGGCGGATGTCCGCCGCTGTTTTTTTGCCGTCGATGATGAGCATGGGCGTACTCGTGTGCGAAGAGGGTTTTCAGGCGGCCGGGCGGTTTCTCCGGAGTCGCGCACTGGGAACAATGCCTGGGGGCGCGTGGTCAGAAGGGCTGGTCGCCTGTGCGGATTTCAGCGCCAAGGGCTTCGCCCGCCTCCAGAACTGCGGATTCCGATTCGGGCCTGGTGATCCAGCCGCCGTAGGCGTCGCCCTCGGTGTCCCAGTTCCAGAGAAGGAGCCCCTGGGGCAGAAGCTCGCCGTGAGCCCGGATCATCAGCTCCGGCACTTCCGTTTCATCGAGAAAATCTTCATCAAGAGGGTCGTCCACCCCGAATGTCAGTGTCGCACCCCAGCGCTTCGCGATGCCGGAAAGGCACTCCACAAAGGATTCCGTGTCCTTCCAGTCCACAAAGTAGGTCAGCTCCCAGTCGGTGATGTCATTCAGGAGCCACAGCGCGCCGTCTTCGGCGTTTTCCCATCCCCGGTCGATCGCCGAAATCGTCTCCGCCGGGTCTTCGCCGGGCGGGGTCAAGGCGTGGACCAGTTTCTCCACGGCTTTCTTCTGCGTATCTTCCATGGTTTCTCCCTTTTGGTTTCAGAGGGACAAGGCCCGGCCCGGCGGATGGTCGGCGAAGATCCGTTTCGGGCCTTGTCCGGGACCGGAAATGGTTCGGGGAGGCGCGGCCTCCCCGGAAAATGACAGAGTGCGGGTTCGGGCCGGAGCCGGTTACTCGTCAAACCAGTTGGCAGCCATGGCCGGTCCGAAGTACACGGCCTGAGCGTCCAGATCCTCCTCGATGCGCAGGAGCTGGTTGTACTTGGCCATGCGGTCCGAGCGGCACAGGGAGCCGGTTTTGATCTGCCCGGCGTTCACGGCCACGGCCAGGTCGGCGATGAAGCTGTCCTCGGTTTCGCCGGAGCGATGGGAGATGACCGTGGCGTAGGCGGCTTCCTTGGCCATTTCGATGCAGTCCATGGTTTCCGTCAGGGTGCCGATCTGGTTCAGCTTGATTAGGATGGCGTTGCCCACGCCGCGCATGATGCCGTCGGCCAGAAGGGTCGGATTGGTGACGAAGATGTCGTCGCCTACCAGCTGCATCCGGTCGCCCAGCACCTCGGAGAGCACTTCCCAGCCCTCCCAGTCGCCTTCGGCCAAACCGTCTTCGATGGACACGATGGGAAACTTTTCGGCCAGATCGGCGTAGTAATCCGTCAGTTCGCGGGCCGTGAAGACCTTGTTTTCTCCGGCGAAGCGGTATTTGCCGTCCTGCAGGAATTCCGAGGCCGCGGCGTCAATGCCCAGGGCGATCTGGCTGCCCGGCGTGTACCCGGCCTCTTCAATGGCCTTGACGATGTACTGAAACGCCTGCTCGTGTCCGGCCAGATTGGGGGCGAAGCCGCCTTCGTCGCCCACGGAGGTGGCCAGACCATCCTTGTGCAGGATTTTCTTCAGGGCATGAAAGGTTTCCGCGCCCATGCGCAGGGCCTCCCGGAAGCTTTCCGCGCCCAGGGGCAGGATCATGAATTCCTGGATGTCCAGATTGTTGGCTGCGTGCGCCCCGCCGTTGATGATGTTCATCATCGGCGCGGGCAGGACCTTGGCGTTGATGCCGCCCAGATACCTGTACAGGGGCAGACCCAGGAATTCCGAGGCGGCCTTGGCCGTGGCCATGGATACGCCGAGCATGGCGTTGGCTCCCAGGCGGGACTTGTTCTCCGTGCCGTCCAGGTCGATGAGGGCCTGATCCACGTCCACCTGGCGCGTGGCGTCCAGTCCGACCACTTCCGCTGAAATTTCTTCCATCACGTTTTTCACGGCCTGTTCCACGCCCTTGCCGCCGTAGCGGCTCGCGTCGCCGTCGCGCAGTTCGAGGGCCTCGCGGGCTCCGGTGGAGGCGCCCGAAGGCACGGCCGCCCGGCCCGTGGCGCCGGATTCGAGGGTGACTTCCACCTCGACCGTGGGGTTGCCTCTGGAATCCAGAATTTCCCTGGCCCAAATGCCTGTGATCGTACTCATGATTGCTCCCTGGATGTATCCGGTGAATGGTTGAAACAGACGGCCATGAGACCCTGCATGAGCAGGTCCGGAGCCAGATTGTCGATACAGGAGGTCAGGGCCGCCATCTGCGGCGCGAAGCCGCCCGTGGCGATGACCCGCGCCCGTGGCAGACGCTTTTTCAGACGCGCGGTGAGGCCCTCCAGCATGGCGGCGAACCCGAACAGGACGCCGTGATTTAGACTCTGCCGGGTGGAGGTGCCGATGTCCAGTTCATCGCCGTCGAACTCCAGACTGATGTGCGGCAGCTTGGCGGTCTGGGTGCCCAGAGCCGTGACGGAACTGAGCACGCCCGGACAGATGAGGCCGCCCAGATAGGCGTTGTCGCGTACGCAGTCGAAGGTGGTGGCGGTGCCGAAATCCACCACGATGAGCTCCGGGTCGTCGAAGAGCGTCCGCGCCGCGAATCCGCCCAGCAGCCGGTCCGCGCCCACTTCCTGGGGTCTGGCGTAGCGGTTTTCGAGGGGCAGGGGGATATCTCCGGGCACGAACAGGGCCGGGCAGGAAAAAAAACGGGCGCAGGCCGCCGAGAGCAGGCTGTTCAGGGGCGGCACCACAGAGGACAGCACCCAGCGGTCCACGGCGTCCGGCTGCACGCCTTCCCTGGCGCAGATGGTGCTGACGGCCAGACCCAGAGAATCGGCCGTTTCCCGGTTGGAGGAAGGCAGGGTGTAGGAGCGGCCCATGCCCTTCGCATCAGCCAGACACAGCTTGATGTTGGTGTTGCCCACGTCGAAAAGGAGCGCGGTCCGCGAATGCGTCATGGCGGCTACGTTTACCTCTTTGAGGCGAAAATTCAAGGGAGGCCGATGCTCCCTGCCGCGGATCGGTGTCTGGACGAGTGGCAGCCGTGTTAGGGCGGGATGGATGAAGCGGCAAAAAATTCTGGCCCTGTCCGGGGGAGAAGACATAGTGTCGCCGCAGAAAATCGTCCCTTCATGCGGCGGAGGATTCCCGTGAGCGAAACCATTGACGGCGGACAGCCGGATCTGCGGACGGCATACCGGCATCTTGCCGGATATTTTCCCGGCGGAGCCGTTATTCTGCACGAAGGCCGCGTGGTCCTTGCCAACGAGGCATTTGCCCGGAGGACAGGTCTTGCGCTTGCGGCGGTCGAGGGCCAGCCGCTGGCCGGTCTGGCCGTGTCCGAAGACCGGGAACGGGTCGCCCGCTCCTGTACGGAGGCTCTTTCCGCGGCGGAAGGCTCGGTCGGGTTTTCCATGGCCCGGACAGGCGGCAGGATGGAACTGACGCTGATCCGTATCGGGCAGGGGCCGGAAGCCGTTCTGCTGGGAGTGGCTGCCGACGGACGAATCCGCGATATCGAAAGTGGCGTCGGCGAGATGTGTCACTCGCTGAGCACGCAGCTCATGCACGTTGCCAATGCCAAGGACGGCATCGTGGAAGAGCTGGAAACCCTGCGGTCTCTGGCGGCCGAAACGGACCTGGCCCGGAATACTGTCTGGGCGGACATCCAGTCATCTCTGGATACGTACTGCAATGGCCTGGATCACGCCTATCGCAGCATCACGGCCGCAATGAGGACGTTCAACGCCCTGTTCGCGTCCATCGCGAAGGGGCATCCGGACATCTGATTTCCGATTCCCGTTTACCTGACAGGGAGGAATTGTGCACTGGATCGGATACGCGCTTCTGGCGGTTCTGGCTCTGGGCGCGGCGGGGCATGCGCTGCTGCACAAGAGCGATTCCCGTTCCGCCCTGGGCTGGATCGCCGT
Above is a window of Desulfomicrobium orale DSM 12838 DNA encoding:
- a CDS encoding cation-transporting P-type ATPase, with the protein product MDFFTGRLWHHLSSTETLETFETDPDKGLDRFQVQRRAAEFGPNALTTRKGKTRLERLLLQFHILRILLVGGTLLLAGAEIMAMAVLAFLVVEFEKSMRMRKL
- a CDS encoding DUF6630 family protein, which translates into the protein MEDTQKKAVEKLVHALTPPGEDPAETISAIDRGWENAEDGALWLLNDITDWELTYFVDWKDTESFVECLSGIAKRWGATLTFGVDDPLDEDFLDETEVPELMIRAHGELLPQGLLLWNWDTEGDAYGGWITRPESESAVLEAGEALGAEIRTGDQPF
- the folD gene encoding bifunctional methylenetetrahydrofolate dehydrogenase/methenyltetrahydrofolate cyclohydrolase FolD, yielding MLIIDGKKTAADIRRELHDRVAALSARHGRPPGLAVILVGDDPASQVYVRNKEKACAETGIVSRGIRLSAGVSQHELEAAILELNADPAIDGILLQLPLPRGLDSQCCLNLIDPAKDVDGFHPVNMGRLALGLPGPRPCTPAGVMVLLERHGIGVAGKKAVVVGRSNIVGKPLALMLLHANATVTVCHSRTAGLAGEVRSAELVFAAVGRPGFITADMVRPGAVVVDVGINRTDTGLAGDCDFEGLKGVASAMTPVPGGVGPMTIAQLLTNTVDVWLARTLKD
- a CDS encoding type III pantothenate kinase, producing the protein MTHSRTALLFDVGNTNIKLCLADAKGMGRSYTLPSSNRETADSLGLAVSTICAREGVQPDAVDRWVLSSVVPPLNSLLSAACARFFSCPALFVPGDIPLPLENRYARPQEVGADRLLGGFAARTLFDDPELIVVDFGTATTFDCVRDNAYLGGLICPGVLSSVTALGTQTAKLPHISLEFDGDELDIGTSTRQSLNHGVLFGFAAMLEGLTARLKKRLPRARVIATGGFAPQMAALTSCIDNLAPDLLMQGLMAVCFNHSPDTSREQS
- a CDS encoding alpha-hydroxy-acid oxidizing protein, with translation MQSVRDTARELMRGYCRVCPVCNGRVCAGEVPGMGGLGTGAAFQANITALDRKKLVMRLVHDVTAPELSLSLLGLDLSLPVLAAPIGGVAFNMGGKRTEEEYIKAIVDGCVRAGTTGCTGDGVPPEILDSGLAAVASAGGMGIPFIKPWEDEELFRKIDKARQSGARIMGMDIDAAGLVTLRKMGRPVSPKPVSALREVIRRADRPFIIKGVMCVEDAELALEAGAQAIVVSNHGGRVLDQTPGGADVLPGIAARMKGHLVILADGGVRSGVDVLKMLALGADAVLIGRPFSVAAVGGLADGVAMYVEKLRTELLQAMVMTGTASVRSVSPDILVDGACAG
- a CDS encoding PAS domain S-box protein, with the translated sequence MSETIDGGQPDLRTAYRHLAGYFPGGAVILHEGRVVLANEAFARRTGLALAAVEGQPLAGLAVSEDRERVARSCTEALSAAEGSVGFSMARTGGRMELTLIRIGQGPEAVLLGVAADGRIRDIESGVGEMCHSLSTQLMHVANAKDGIVEELETLRSLAAETDLARNTVWADIQSSLDTYCNGLDHAYRSITAAMRTFNALFASIAKGHPDI
- the eno gene encoding phosphopyruvate hydratase translates to MSTITGIWAREILDSRGNPTVEVEVTLESGATGRAAVPSGASTGAREALELRDGDASRYGGKGVEQAVKNVMEEISAEVVGLDATRQVDVDQALIDLDGTENKSRLGANAMLGVSMATAKAASEFLGLPLYRYLGGINAKVLPAPMMNIINGGAHAANNLDIQEFMILPLGAESFREALRMGAETFHALKKILHKDGLATSVGDEGGFAPNLAGHEQAFQYIVKAIEEAGYTPGSQIALGIDAAASEFLQDGKYRFAGENKVFTARELTDYYADLAEKFPIVSIEDGLAEGDWEGWEVLSEVLGDRMQLVGDDIFVTNPTLLADGIMRGVGNAILIKLNQIGTLTETMDCIEMAKEAAYATVISHRSGETEDSFIADLAVAVNAGQIKTGSLCRSDRMAKYNQLLRIEEDLDAQAVYFGPAMAANWFDE